The following is a genomic window from Mycteria americana isolate JAX WOST 10 ecotype Jacksonville Zoo and Gardens chromosome 14, USCA_MyAme_1.0, whole genome shotgun sequence.
TCGTATGTCAGTAAGGTTGggcactcaaaaaaaaaacaaacaaagggaaagaaagagagaagagccGGAAAGAAAAGGGCCCCATCAGCCACGCACAGTGAAGGAGAAGCCAAGGAGTGTGCCAATTCCACTGAGCATCCGTGGGCCGTGCGGAGCATCGCCCCGGGGGAGGAGGACCAGCCCTGCCGGGGCCGCCCACCAGCCCTGCACGCCGGGGCGGCTGCCTGTGCCAGGGGGTGAATCTGCCCCACCAACGCAACGCTCCCCTCCAGAGGCCTCACGCAGCCGGGGGTGAGTCGTAGGACGAGCTGGCTGGGTGTTTGGTCAGTGTAATTGACAGCACCGTCAGAGCCAAGGGATGACCTCCCTCCGTTAGCTCTTCTCCAGACATGGACATACCTCTCAACTCCGCCATCAGAGGGTACATTTCCCCTCGCCATGCTTTGCCATGAAGCCATGGGAAATCTGGACCCATGCTGGACTTTGGGAAATCTAGACCCATCGCTGGACTTTGCGTCTCGCTCTAGGCAGTTCTCCCTTAGGAACACCTCCAAGCCCACTGATGCCAGAGGAAACCCACCTCCTGGACCCTGGTCCAAGCATTTGCAGCCAGAGCCATCCCCGCAACgggccaggctgtgccagcacaACCTTCCCTCGGCACTGCTGGGAGGTTGAGAGGTATGAGAAACAGGGTGTCAAACAAACTCAAGAGGAACACACCTGCATacatgtttttgtgtgtgtgtgtatgtataaatatatacataacaGCTCTGCaatggggagaggagctggaaggacGCAGCCCTCAGCTGGTTAAGGTGAGCTTTCATACTACGGTAAGCAGCAGTTAGTAAAACGGCACTGAGACCTGGAAGACCACTGGAACAGCAGTCtttaaattctcttctttcaGGCTGGATTTTACTGACGGGTCAGATAAatccttttcttccccacttgGTTCCTGAGATTTGCTCTGGATTAGAGAAAACGGTTAGTTGTAAGGAAATGAACTCTACAGGAGCTGATCTAGCGCTTAGGAGAGCGAAGAAAGCTATTTCATCATCCAGCCACCAGCTTGCCGAAGACAGGGGAGGGTGGGTGAGGCCGGCGAGCTAAGCAAGAAGGGATATCAACGTAAGAAATGCAAGGGTGAAGCTGGAAGCGTGGGCACACTGCTGCTAGGTGTGTGTGCGTGTCCGTGACAGAGTCGCAGCTCCTTCAGCCACCCCCCATCTCCCTTTCCTGCTCCTGGACATGAAGCTTGGGTGCCCGCTCTCGGGTTTAGCGAGCAGCATTCTCCAGGGAGCCAAAATGTCAGGGGGGGGtcacaaaacaaaagctgatgAACCAACTGGCCAGCGGGTCTGCATTCAGCAAATAAGCCTgaccacacacacatacataaaaggACAGGGGATGCAAAGCGACTGCTGTCAGTCAATGGATGTGTGAGGAGCCACTGGACATGATAATAAAGAGCCACACAACATGCGCATGAACTTTCCATCCGGACAGTTCATTGGAAGAGTTACCACGGCTTCTGCCAGCGTGAGTTCGCAGCCAGAGTCGGGGGAGGCCAGGTCAGCACTGTCTTCTCCTTTGTGCTCCAGGTCAACAGAAACATCTTCCTtcagagagagaggctgggaggTGTCTCCTGAACCAGCCCCTAGCCCAAGGGCCAAGGAGCCCGCACTGGATGCCGGTCCCCCCAGAGCGACCGGCACCGCTGGCGGTGAGGCGAGGCCCGTGTTCAAAAGCACGTCCTGTGCCAGAccctttgcttttgctgatgtCTCAGCTTCAGACACACGCTCTTGTCCCTCCTGGGCTGCCCTTCGCTCCGCTTCGCTTTGCTCGAACATCTTAATCTTAGAGGCCACTGAGGTTTTCTGGTAGCTCTCGCTGTCCTGCCAGCTACTTGGGGTCACAGTGACATCTCCATGCTCCTGGGACACGGCTCCTGTCCTCCCAGCCACGCACATCAATGACCCAGACTCTATTTGATGTGTCCCACTGCTCGCTTGCAGCTCTCCCCCGCCTTCGTAGATCAAGGTAGAGAGCCGGTACGTCTTGCTTCCTTGACACAATCCTGCTACAGGGGAGCGGTAGTGCGGGACATCAGCAGCTTCTTTGGGGGGAGACTTATCCTGTAGTGGCTGCCCCGGAGCAAGGTCACTGTCCCTGGCAGTTTCTCCTACTGTagggctcctgccctgcagaTCTTGTCCCACATTAAACTCCAGGACCCGGGGTGGCTCTTGCGCTTTGGCATCTGCAGTGTGGAGCAGCCCTCCAGCCATGGGACCCTCTTGGGGCAGGTCTCTTATTATGGCCTCAGTCTTTTGTTCTGGTTCTTCTGCCTTGGGAGGCAGCTCTTCCGTGCAAGGGCTTTTGTCATGGGACAATTCTTCCATCCCACAGCCTTCATCTCTGGTCAGCTTCCCTGATGTGGGCCCTATATCCTGGGAGAGCTCTTTTATCATGGGATTCTCCTCCTGGAGTGGCTCTTCTGTGGCAGGGACTTTGCTCTGGGTTGCCCTCGCTGTGACAGGGTCCGTGTCCTGGGCCACCTCCACTGTGGCCGGGTCTCTGACCTGGATCGGCTCTGCTGCAGTGTCTGTGTTTTGGAGTGGTCCGCCTGCAACAGGACTTGCACCTTGGTGTGGTTTCCATGTAGCAAAGCCCATGTCTTGAGGGAGTTCTTCAGATTCAGGACTGGCGTCCCTGGGTGTTGCCACCTCTGTTACAGGGCTCGCGTCCTTGGGTGCTCCTTTGTCTACTACAGGGCTTGCCTCCCTGCATGCCACCTTCGCTGAGAGGTTCACATCCTTGGGTATGCCCACACCTCTTACGGGGCTGGTACCCTGGGACGGGTCTCTGCCCTCAGGCTCGGtgcctggggctggctctgcagggacagggctgggttGCTGGGGAACGGGCGTAGGGGCAGGAGTGCTGGGTTTATCCCCCTCCGACCCCGCAGTGGTGTGAGGGTGGCCCTGCCGAGGCACAGCTGACAGAGGCGACTTGGTCTCTATCTCTTCCATCTGAAGAACCACTCTGGCACTTTCCTCCTTGTCGTTGTCTGCTCCAATCCTTCCTGAGAGCCCCTCCGCTGCCGTGCAGATGTCCGGGCTCTGTACTGGGCTCCCTCTGTGCTCCTCAGCCCCGTGGCCATCTCCTGCCAGGCCACGCGGCTTTAAGACTCCCACTGGGCTTTGCAGATCCGTCTCCTCTGGTCCCACCTCTTGGGAACACGGTAGGGCTTCACCTCCCTCGGGTGCGTCGGAGCCTGTCAGCCCAGCAGATGCTTCCTCTTGCTGTAGGGGTggcccttcctcctgccccgagGTGGGACGTCCCGCCAGGCTGGTCCCATCACAGCCTGTCCTGGGCTGCTCCGGTGCTTCAGCAGGTTTTCCAGACACTGCCCTGTGTTGCTGACTTGCTGAGGAAGGGGGTTGGAACCCTTCTGCCACAGGTACCGCCTGCCCAGATCCCTCCCCGGACGTGCTCACAGTGGCTTCTGGTCTCTCCTCCAAGCCAAGCCATCCGCCAGTCTCCGAAAGCAGGTGTGTTTTACTGTCCTTCGCCTCTCCCTCTGGATCTCCTAAGTAGATGATCCTCTGGGTCGCAGAAGTCTCGGAGCTGTCGTCACTAGCCTTCACTTTAATTTTAACGAGCTCTGTGCCTGCAGCCAGCACTCTGGCCTCCTGCTTCCTGGAGGCTGCAGAAGCACGCTCCTTGGAGACCACCTCACTTTCTCCCTGGGGAGGCTCTGGCCCCAAAATCTTGGCCCTTTGCCTCTCTTCAGGCTGCTGACATGGCTTGGGCAGACCTGGCTCACTGGCGGTTGCCTCCTCGCCCTGCTCTTGGGGCTTCTCCTCTGCGGTCTCAGCTGGCAGGCGCTCTGCCTCCTGGCTGGGCTCCCCCCGGGTTTCCTTCTCATAGGTCTCATCCTCCCAGACAGACTCAAAATCCTCTGGACTAGCGATCATTTTTGCTCTCGTCCGGGTATCCAGGGCTgcatctgctggctcttcctggcCTGCCACTTCCTTGGCTCTCCCTACTGCCATCTCCACTTTCGACATGCTCGCGCTCATTTTCACCTCTGAGGTACCTGCATGCGCTTCTTCTTTCTTGACTCCCAGAGCTTTCTTTAGAGCTACCGCTTCCAGCCTAGGAGTTTCTCTCTCTATAAATACCCAATGCTCCGAGCCCTGCATTGCAATTGGAGCAAGAAGAGTTAGCATCAAACATACTTTACCTAACGGCTGATCACTGCTGTCATGAGTAACAGAAAGCTGATCTGCCTCGGACAGGGCTGGctaaagtattattattattattattattcatgcaAGAGTTGAGGCAGGGTCTGTACAAAGAGCCTGGCAACTCGCTGATGGAGAGAAGGCACTGCAAATAAGGGGGCTGACGCCGTGACGGGGACCGAGCCCCTCCATCCTCTCCAGGGACCACGTTTTGCTCTGGGCGGTGGCTCCCTGACATACCTGCAATATCTGCAGCTTTGCTGGAAGTACAGAAGGGAGAGCAATGCTCCCAGCAGACACATTAACAGCCATCAGGGCACCTCTCATGAGGCAGGGGAACACAGCTGGTTAAACCCAGCTGGGACTCCCCAGCTGACTCCTGTTCTCAGCTGGCTCTAGCAATCTCCATGAGCAAAGGGTGAGATTTCATGGTAGGCAATGGTCTGTGTTTTGAGTAGCGTCACTCTCAGCTTCATCCACGTGCCCTAAGGCTATGTCAGACTGCCAGGCGCACGAGCAAGAAAAGAAGCCACCTTTAGGCATCAGAAAGGCCCTTTTCCCTTCCTACCAGATGCTGCAGCTCAGATTCACTCCAAAGTCCATCCTTCCTTTCCAGCTCTCCAGGGAAATCTCATCAGATGCAATTATTTAGCAGAGGTTTCTAGCAATGCTGAAACCAAGCAGTTCAGAAAATGTAACCTGTAAAAGGTTACCTGTGAAATGCAGAAGAAGACCGCAGGCTTGGCAGCTGAGACAGCTACGGGTACTGCAGCCAAGGACCAAGCAAAGGCTGTGGAGCATCCCGCAGCAAGGACAGCGTGGGTATGTGGTACCACACAGCGTACCTGTGCTGCTGCGCAggggaggatgctggagcacTGCCACTACGTACACTTGTACATTCACGTGTTTGTCCTGCGAGACAGGTAAAGACTTCACAAGTGCCAAGAGCAAAGCACTGCTAAAATACAACCACTTCTGgaacagaagggagaaaataacCCACGAGAAGACAGCAGCAGGAGAACGTTTGCACCGATGAGGAagccccgcagcctccccagccaTCCTACTGCAGGCAGCACGCACGCGACGGGCAGCGCTGCGGGCAGGGTCCTGCGGAGGTCACcgtggggctggctctgcccatGGCACCGGCTGCCTGGGCACCGGCCTGCGGGCAGAGCCAGCGTCACTTCTGCAGGCTGGGCAGGACTGACCCTCGGTGGCAGCGGGATGCGCTCCGGCCCCAGCGAggggggggctgcctgcccctgctcaaACCAGGAAAAATAATCCATGAAAACATGAGCCATGCCCCACGCAGGGGTGTCAGGGTGAACGTTTGGAGCAGTTGCACCCGAAATGGAAACCTAATAACTGATATTGAATAAGGGGAAACAggggggcagagggaagcagagcaagagggaagggaaaacaagATGAGattagaggagagagagaaaggaggaaaaccaaTTACTAGCGGAAGGGCTTCCACAAGGAGGGGAATCAGAAATCGGTGAAAGCCCCCGCAGAAAAATgccacctcccagcccctgccttctTTACCAGGTGCCGAAGAAAGCAGAGCTCCCCAGGCACAGTGCCCCAGGCCTCGCCCTGGCAGCACCCGGAAAGCAGCAGACCTCgcgcctgccccctgccccaggctctgGCCAGAGCGTGGCTGCCCCCTGAGAATCCCCCCCGAGGgccagcagggctgtgcctgggtgGGAGGCACCACGCGCGGGTACGGCCTGCCGCTGGCCCTCTGCGAGCACGCCGAGCCACCCGAGGGCGGAGGTGGGCGCAGGCTCTTCACGCTGCCGGGACAGCTGCTGGGACGGCACGCGTGCATTGCAACCGTGCCACACGCACGGCAGCAAGGGCACCCTCCTCCACAGATGACAGACGGATCCTTGCCGGGGACTCTGCCGTGGCACCTGCGCCCTGCCGCAGCCAGGCAGCCCTGTGCACCCATGCTGGAGGAGCCAGGTCTTCAGGACACCTGTCCCATGCCAGCTCCTACACCATCGCTTGCACAAGCCTCTCCGATGTCCCTGTACCCTGCACTCCCAAGCACCGTCTGCTCTCCAGGTCCCTTCCTCCACACCTGCCTCCAGTgcaggttttatttcttcctagTCCATGGAAATCGCAACCGAGGCAGTCAGTGACTGCCAGGAGCACTAGGTTGCACCTAGGTCTTTCACAGTTGGGTTTGACCCATGAAAGCAACATTGTCACTAACTCGGCGGCTGCGTTGGGCCTGCCGGGAAGCCCAGGTTGGTTTCTGGCATTCCCTCAACGCCAGTCTTGCCGTTCAGTAGCGATGCTCGTGGGTGATTCAATCAGAGTGCctgctttcctgagggcacagcagcttctcttctgctcctgcacTGCGGTCTCATTGCCGAACCCTTTCTGCAGCCAAGGCAAGGATGGGCAGGTTGTGAGCGCATGTACAAATCTCTTCAGGGAAGCCCTGTCGTCCCCCTCCTCTGGCTGCAAACCAGAGCCCTTTGGAGGAGACCTTCCCTGGACAAAGATGATGAGTTTCTTCAGGCTCCTTCTCCGAGCTAATGCTGGAGATATATGTTGTCAATCAAAAAGCCTTAAGACAAGTCTTCCGAAGCCTGGAACAATGTGTTCATCCATGGCAGCACCTCTTAACCAGTAAGGAAAACCCAAAAGCTCCAGATTTATTTCCAAACCAGCTTCCTTCTCTTCAAACTTTGTTGGGATGAGCACAGCTCTCTGCAAGGGAACAGCCAACTACTCTGTGGTGTGATCTGAACTCTGCTCCGGAGGGCTCAATGCCAGCTCCGGCCACAGCTCTGGTTCCACAGCTCATGGCAGCCCTTGTGTCTCCAGAGCTTGAGGACTCTCGGGGATGTTTGGAGAAAATATCTGGATACTTGGGTATGTCCTCCAGGAAAGAAGAGAACTTCTGGAGCTTTGgagggcagcaggctggcaggaCAGAGTGTGTGCCAAGGCAGGAGCTGAGTCTAAGAAGTGATGATGCTGGGAAGGGCCTGTCCATAGAGCAACGCTGACTTCCCAAGGATAATTTACTTTCACACTTTCCCCCCCGTCCCCCAACGCATCTGCTCTAGGGACAGGAGTGCTTGGGAAGGCCATTCTCACTGTGGCCTACACAGCACAAGAGAGAGCAAGCTGGTAGAAAGGAAAGAAACGATGGCATGGAGCAGAGACAGCCTTCTGCCCCTGCCAAAGAGGCTCGTAACCTCGGCAGAGCCCAAGGCAGGTAGAAGACTTCTCCCTTTGGCATCCTTCAGTGTCCCTGCCATCTTTCTTTGCTCCTCAGGGAGACCCAGCTCACCTGAGAGGAAAGCACGAGCCTCACGACAAGAAGGGGAGAATGAGTGAATCTGAGATGCTGAGACAACACACTGGGTTGCTTTGCCACCCAAAGCTGAAGAGactcccagcacctcccagcccaaCATGCTGGTCCTCCAGCAGAAGCGAGGActgagggatggaggggagggtggagatgcCTGTAGCTGGGGGTGACAGATAACCCAACCTCAGCAGGTCTGGAGCCCATGGGCACCGAGGGACTTTCTGGCTGAGTGTGATGAGAGCTCCAAGCTCTGTTAGATGTGCTGTCCTCATGTCATCACCCTCTCGGGCCACAAATTCCTCATGGCAACCACAGGCCAGGAGAGGACAAGTTCCCACATATCAACTGCTGAGTCTCAGCCACTAGCGCCTGAAGAGAAATCACCGGTGAGGCCCCCTCGGCacctgcaccccagcacagccctggcaccccgAGGGTCTCCGGAGGGCGGAGGGCAAGGCTCTCTGAAGCAAGAGATGCGTGCACACTTCACTTCTGCCATTTCTGTCCACCAGCTCCTAAATACTGGCAGGTAGAGGGTCCTAGCGTGGaccaggagatgctgctgcagagcccaAGCTCCACCGAAGGCGCCTGTATCCTTGTTGAAGCCCGAGGCTGTGCCCCAGCCCTCGCTCACACCCGTACTGCTTCCTGGGGACGCGTGCTCCAGCCAGCCCAGGTTCgggctccagctgtgctggcagggcacaGCCCGCTGACGCCGGCAACTTCTGCACTGACCAAGGGAGATGACAGGGAGCGAGAGCGGGACCAGCCTCGCCACTGCCCCTGCCCTTGCCTCGTCTGCTCCCCTGCCCGACGCTGCTCCTGCTCCGCTGTGTCGGGGGCACTCAGGCAGGACGTGCACCCAGCACCGCTGGGCACCAcgctgcggcggggctgggtcCAACCACACCACAACCAAGTCTCAAAGACCAGTTTTCTTCTGCTCAGTGGCATCTTCTCTTGGCTGTCCTGGGAAACAACCACCATCACGTGAGATAAACCCTGCATGCGAGCAGTGCCGAGAGCCCACGCTCCTCACCGTGGGCACTGCGCGAGGACATCGAAGGCAGCGTGACCCTGCTTTGCACAGGCATAAGTCCAACATTTCTGATGCCTCCAGAGATGCCCTATTTCAGGGTGCCCAAGCCCGTGGAGCTGTAACTGTAGCCAAAGTGAAAGGAAAGCCCCCGGGATTGCTAAAGACAGCTTgtagctgcctgcctgcttgcaCCTGGAGCGGACGCCCGCAGAGCGCCTGTGCCATAGGGTCAGCactgccccgggacccccgcacTGGCCTCCAGCATGGCCCCTCACCCACACAGCCAGCCTGGGGTGCACAGCGGGGCTCCACTGGAAGGTCTCTCCCAGGACCCTGTCTCACAGCCCAGAAGAAACAGTCAGGGGAGCAGATTTCACCGACAGCCCTGTCCTGGCGAGGGATCCCGCCCATCGCCGGAGAGGGGACCCACCCAGGGCGGCCAGCAAACGGCTTAAGCTCTGCTCAGAGGGCAAGAGCCGCCTCGGCAGGCTGGAGGGCCCCATGGGGGGGCAAACTGTGAGAGcgaggggtggggagagaaggagggtgGTGACAACCTCAGGAGAGGAGACAAGGCTTTTCTGCGTGAAAGACTCCATGCTTAGGGAAGCTCCGTGCTCAGATGCAAAATCGTCTAGGGTGTCCTCTTCCATCGTCTGTGACAGCACGGAAaccccagcacccacggggagagggggagagagagagagacagagagagacagagagagagagagagagagagagcacatgAGAAGGAATGAAGGAACAAATGGTGGGTAGGTGGTTGGGTGGATGGGTAGATGGATGGataggtggatggatggatggatggatggatggatggatggatggatggatgaacaGAGGTCACAGCTATGCCAGCTCTAGATGCTCCATTTACATCTCTGCACTTTATGTATTTGCTTGTAAAAGAGATACGGGGTGAAGTCCCTCTTCCCAGCTCAGTGCTTTGATGAGGGGCTGTGAGCTCACCTCTGCAGGGTCTCCGGTCAGTGCACGTGCACATCACGAACCACCCGCAGAGAGGCCCTGGCCcagccgccccgcagcgccccgcACCCTCCTCGCAGCCCCACCCCACGTCCTCACTTGCTCTGCAAGACCGTCCGGGGAGGGAGCCAGGGCAAAGCTGGCCCCACGTGTGGCATCCGCCCTGCCTGGAGCCATGCCCACCGGTGCAGGCACGGGACTGGCTCCAGAGCCGCCGCGGGGGAGAGGACACTGCGGAGGGAGGGCAAGCAGGGAGGGTCCCTGGCAGGGAGAGGGCACCCAGGCTGGCAGCGGGGATGCCCTTGCCGCACGCTGCCTGGACCAAGCCAACCAGGAACCCAGCGCCACAGAGCACCCAGCTGCGCCACATCTGCGTCCCTCACGCCGCACCGGGCGCTCTGCATGTCCTGGCACCCCCAATTCCAGCTCCACAGGCGCCTTCCTTTCGCACTCGCGGTCCCACCgcaaaaccagca
Proteins encoded in this region:
- the LOC142416989 gene encoding uncharacterized protein LOC142416989, with amino-acid sequence MLTLLAPIAMQGSEHWVFIERETPRLEAVALKKALGVKKEEAHAGTSEVKMSASMSKVEMAVGRAKEVAGQEEPADAALDTRTRAKMIASPEDFESVWEDETYEKETRGEPSQEAERLPAETAEEKPQEQGEEATASEPGLPKPCQQPEERQRAKILGPEPPQGESEVVSKERASAASRKQEARVLAAGTELVKIKVKASDDSSETSATQRIIYLGDPEGEAKDSKTHLLSETGGWLGLEERPEATVSTSGEGSGQAVPVAEGFQPPSSASQQHRAVSGKPAEAPEQPRTGCDGTSLAGRPTSGQEEGPPLQQEEASAGLTGSDAPEGGEALPCSQEVGPEETDLQSPVGVLKPRGLAGDGHGAEEHRGSPVQSPDICTAAEGLSGRIGADNDKEESARVVLQMEEIETKSPLSAVPRQGHPHTTAGSEGDKPSTPAPTPVPQQPSPVPAEPAPGTEPEGRDPSQGTSPVRGVGIPKDVNLSAKVACREASPVVDKGAPKDASPVTEVATPRDASPESEELPQDMGFATWKPHQGASPVAGGPLQNTDTAAEPIQVRDPATVEVAQDTDPVTARATQSKVPATEEPLQEENPMIKELSQDIGPTSGKLTRDEGCGMEELSHDKSPCTEELPPKAEEPEQKTEAIIRDLPQEGPMAGGLLHTADAKAQEPPRVLEFNVGQDLQGRSPTVGETARDSDLAPGQPLQDKSPPKEAADVPHYRSPVAGLCQGSKTYRLSTLIYEGGGELQASSGTHQIESGSLMCVAGRTGAVSQEHGDVTVTPSSWQDSESYQKTSVASKIKMFEQSEAERRAAQEGQERVSEAETSAKAKGLAQDVLLNTGLASPPAVPVALGGPASSAGSLALGLGAGSGDTSQPLSLKEDVSVDLEHKGEDSADLASPDSGCELTLAEASKSQEPSGEEKDLSDPSVKSSLKEENLKTAVPVVFQVSVPFY